The following proteins are encoded in a genomic region of Oncorhynchus keta strain PuntledgeMale-10-30-2019 chromosome 35, Oket_V2, whole genome shotgun sequence:
- the LOC118380235 gene encoding ladderlectin-like isoform X2, translating to MTMLTSLLLLSAAFALGDANLLLEEDLCPSSWTKYGSICLMFVKTTRSWPEAERYCVSLGDQLVSVPNVVEYLGANLASVHSSEEDQFLQALVLVKTVSFPPTWIGGFYSVKDRRWFWSDGSDFDHQNWAKGRPGAGARETCIHINFGDETT from the exons ATGACCATGTTGACCAGTCTTCTGCTTCTCAGTGCTGCCTTTGCTCTGGGAGATGCAA ATTTATTGCTTGAAGAAGACTTGTGTCCTTCCAGTTGGACCAAATATGGATCAATCTGTTTAATGTTTGTAAAGACTACGAGGAGCTGGCCTGAAGCAGAG CGGTACTGTGTGTCCCTTGGTGATCAACTGGTGTCTGTACCCAACGTTGTCGAGTACCTTGGCGCAAACCTGGCATCTGTGCACAGCTCCGAGGAGGACCAGTTTCTACAGGCGTTGGTCTTGGTCAAGACTGTTAGTTTCCCTCCTACCTGGATTGGTGGATTTTATTCTGTTAAG GACAGGCGGTGGTTCTGGAGTGATGGCTCCGACTTTGATCACCAGAACTGGGCTAAAGGAAGGCCTGGTGCTGGTGCCAGAGAGACTTGTATTCATATCAACTTTGGAG ACGAAACAACATGA